One stretch of Sylvia atricapilla isolate bSylAtr1 chromosome 4, bSylAtr1.pri, whole genome shotgun sequence DNA includes these proteins:
- the FABP2 gene encoding fatty acid-binding protein, intestinal, translated as MAFDGTWKIDRNENYEKFMEAMGIGMMKRKLGAHDNLKITIQQNGDKFNVKEHSNFRNIEIEFTLGTTFEYSLADGTELSGAWTLEGNKLVGTFTRKDNGKVLKATREIVGDELVQTYVYEGVESKRFFKRG; from the exons atgGCATTCGACGGCACCTGGAAAATTGACAGGAATGAGAACTATGAGAAGTTCATGGAGGCAATGG gtATTGGCATGATGAAAAGAAAGCTGGGAGCCCATGATAATCTGAAAATCACCATCCAGCAAAACGGGGACAAGTTTAATGTCAAAGAACACAGCAACTTCCGAAACATAGAGATCGAATTTACTCTGGGAACCACCTTTGAGTACAGCCTGGCTGATGGGACTGAGCTCTCT GGTGCTTGGACCCTGGAAGGAAATAAACTTGTGGGCACATTTACCAGAAAAGACAACGGAAAAGTGCTTAAAGCAACCAGGGAAATCGTGGGTGATGAACTCGTCCAG ACCTACGTGTATGAAGGAGTCGAGTCCAAGAGATTCTTCAAGAGAGGCTAA